Genomic window (Vitis riparia cultivar Riparia Gloire de Montpellier isolate 1030 chromosome 4, EGFV_Vit.rip_1.0, whole genome shotgun sequence):
atatttaaacaCTAATACAGACTAATAGGGTTCCActtaaccttaaaaaatatgtacaatttAACAAAAATGCATAGATTGTTTAGAAAAATGCAcacacattttttaaataaacagtGACTCTACTAAGCCTTATTTGGGTCTAAATATTCGCTTATGGAAGACCCAAAATGAATTTGAGGCATTACCATACCCCATTATGCATAGTGAAGCCATAGGGGCATCTTTTAGAAAAATACctatattcttaagaaaaataaatatatctttaagaaaaatatctaCATTTGTTTTGAATAAGAGGTCCcataaaaaattgcttttatttttcaatacgTATACCTATTTTCCTAGGATTATCTAAATTTGAGTGATAGggtcatttaaaatttaatattcttttaatattctACTTCATGAAGGTGTATGATGaactttattaatattttacttctaaatttatattgagatcatcaattattatattaattaaaaatatattattcaacATGAAAAATTCCAGTCATAGATcgaacataaaaaatttaaaagttatatctctcatatattttaattactaCTATGATATTGTTACAAATATGCAtgacttataaaatttaaaataatgcaaatagaaagaaatttggtgattaaaaatattatagattatataaaaaatgaagaaaaataaaatattgttttttattcataacaaataacaaaagaaaattactttttttaattgaagtaCTTGTTTTccgatataaaaaataattattagattTTTACTCAagatttttatatacttttttattcttatcttACCGTCCCGATGAATGTATAGGCACGAAAGACTATCAAAGATAGAGCTAAGACTATAGGTTGGATTTAAGTCCCTACTCCCTAGTCATATCTTTATATTCGAGGAAGTCTCACATTCTCCTATCTTTTTCAAGATTCCCATATCCTCTTTAATGGTGCAATCGTGACATCCTatctttacaaaaataaataaataaataaataataagatagtcctagaatcaaaattataaattaaatattttttaaaagaacctAAGAAACTTAAATCTGTTGTCAACTTTTACACCTAAAGGTCTTAGCTCAAACTCTCTAGCTTGcagaatatttttcttctcattaactaatcccacttcgaaaatgggtaaaaaaaaatatgtagggATTGTGGGGTATAAAAGGCATACAAGAATCATTCATTTGTAAAACTAAAAGCTTATTGGGCTTGATCACAAAAGGGATCCCTTAAGAAACATTGTCATTTTGCACCTTGTCGTTTTGGTGCaaaatgcattaataaaaaaaataaaaataaaaataaaaataaaattttaaaaaacaataaaaataaatataaatataaaaataagaagaagaagaagaatcctCATAATTTGGAAGCACATGCGTGTCTTCTTGCATTTGAAATGAGCAAACAAAACTAAGTACAGGATCAAATCGGGAAAGGTAGATATGGTGAAGCTTTTCATGTTTCCAATTTTATTTGGGGTTTTGTTTTTCTAGTGCTTTCGTTTGCTGTTGACTATTGAGTTCAATTTTATattggattttgaaaatatgaagtgTTTTTCTTAATCCTATGACATTATCTTCCAAACATGCATCTCGGATAATTTAATGTTGATTTTCAGTGGCCTCTTAAAGGCAACAACTAAAGTGAGGAACCAAGCAATAACTGGTGATGACATAACTGGAGTGATTTGTTTAGTGGGTTTGTTGGAGTTACGTTTTTCTTTATCATCTTGGTGGGCAGGTTTGCTAGAAATGTATCTCTCCTTGGTTATTAAACAGATTTGTTAGTAGATAGAAATCagaaattatgtttaaaaaactgttttgctttattttattcttagaaaAATGAGATGGGTTCCCTACAAGAGTGTGAGATAGAGCTTGAATTCTGCCAAAAAGCATTGTGGGTGAGATGGGTTGTGTTTTGACTTTTGTGGGGTTGTGTTTATGGGTGTGTTTGATGAGTCAGAGCTCAATCCCAGTGGCTTCGCAGAGGAGTGGAGGATCTGGAAATGTTGAAGAAGGCAGTGTTTTTATTAATGGAAGAGTTGCAATTGGAAGCACAGATGATGATTTTATATGTGCCACCTTGGATTGGTGGCCTCCTGATAAATGTGACTATGGAACTTGCAGTTGGGGTAGAGCTTCTCTTCTCAATCTGGTAAGCTAAACTACTTTCAGCTTCATTCAACTGATTTTCTCACTGTTGGAAAAGCAATTCAAACGACACCAAAGTTACATAGAAAATATATGTCAACTATCAAAGAATTCCAATGGAAAATTTGATAGCTGAAGTCATGGGAAGATTGATACTCTTAAGctgctttttttttaatcattttctaatGGATGCATTTCTTTTTGTAGGATCTTAGcaacaaaattttgttgaatgctGTCAAGGGTAATGAAGATTTTCCATGAACCTTATTAACCTTGCAAATTCCATAAGTATCTTCTAGCAGCTTGAGTTCTAACTCTAATTTGATGAGAATGCAGCTTTTTCTCCCCTGAAAGTTAGGATGGGTGGCACCTTACAGGATAAAGTCATATACCAAAGGACCAGTGACCAAAATCCCTGTGCTCAGTTTGTTAAAAATAGCTCAGAAATGTTTGGTTTCTCAGAAGGTTGCTTACCTATGTCGAGATGGGATGAGCTGAACCTGTTCTTCAGAGAGGCAGGGTAGTATTTTCCTATCATATGTCAGCAGTTCAAACGAAAAGCAATGTCTTACCaagcattttctttccttccaaacaaaTTTATGTTATAAATGAATCACAGCTAAACTCACTATTTATTCTCACAAAGTTCAATAACAATAGGGCCGTCGTGATTTTTGGGTTGAATGCACTAAGTGGAAGGACTATAGGCCTGGATGGTTTGGCTGCAGGAGCTTGGAACTCCAGTGATGCAGAATCCCTTATTCGGTATAGTGCAAACAAGGGCTACACCATTCATGGTTGGGAACTTGGTAAGGGctcttatattttcattttcacatAAGATAACAAAGATGTTCGCTAAATTTTTAAGAAACGTGGTACCTATTTCTTTGTTAAGCACTTGAAACAGTTAAAACTGCTTGAAATGATCAAGATGATAGATGAACTAGACAGTGGAGCTTGGAAGAACCTAGGCTTCTTTGTGTTGATCTAGAGTCTAAACTGCCAAGGCCGACAAAATTTTCCTCCACTCTTCTTCCACTTTCTTAAACAGAATTTCAGGTTCTAAAACTTCTTGTTGCATCTCAGGAAATGAGCTGACTGGAAATGGAGTTGGAGCAGGAATTGCAGCAGATCAATATGCATCTGACATAAACACTCTCCAAAGCATGGTGCAAAAGATTTATGCAGGTTTTGAAGTTAAGCCACTAGTCCTAGGGCCAGGAGGGTTCTTTGATGCAAGTTGGTACACAGAATTCATAGATAAAACACTCAAATCTCTTCAAGTAGTCACCCATCATATATATAACCTCGGTCCAGGTATATTGTCACTTTTTGTCCTCTCCTTTCTCTCAGTTTTTTGCCTTCAGTCTAGTGTGTTTCTGTGTGTAATCTACAGAAGCTTCTATCCTGAGAATGAGAGTTAACCTTTTTTCCATTTCTGGTATATAGGGGTTGATGATCACCTCATTGATAAAATTCTTGATCCGTCCTATCTTGATGGTGGTTCCAAGCCATTCCAAGACCTCCAAAGCATTCTACAGACTTCTGCAACTTCAGCAACTGCTTGGGTTGGTGAAGCTGGAGGGGCTTACAACAGTGGCCATAATCTTGTCACTAATGCATTTGCTTTCAGTTTCTGGTAAGTTAGTAACTTAGTACTGATGTTTTGAGATGGAAAGTTCTCTCTGACTTTTGGATACTTCCTTTCCAACAATGATCTAGTTTTCTCACTAACCAAACAGGTACCTGGATCAGCTTGGAATGGCATCATCTTATGGTACCAAGACATATTGTAGGCAAACCTTGATTGGAGGAAACTATGGCCTACTCAACACTACAACCTTTGTCCCAAATCCTGATTATTAcaggttattttttaattctaaattaagACTGAACATAGTAATCCCAGCCATTATTGTTGATGTTGTCATCTTGCAGTGCACTTCTTTGGCACCGTTTAATGGGAAGAAATGTTCTATCAACCAGCTTCTATGGGACAAGGAAAATACGTGCTTACGCTCACTGTTCCAAACAATCTGTAAGTAAAATCTACATTTAAATTCACCAGCAGAAGATAAATACTCTTCAGAGTTAtcatgtctggttttcatcactgCAGCCAGGAATCACATTGCTATTGATCAACCTAGATGGTAACACTACAGTTCAAGTCCAAGTTTCAACCGAAAATGCTGGCAACAGGACTTCAACTTTACAACATAAAGACAAAACTCAAAGATCAAATTTTTCTAGGATGCCTCGAGTTTCTAAAATTGATGCAAGCATGAGAGAAGAATATCATTTGACAGCCAAGGATGGGGATTTACACAGCCAAACACTGCTTCTAAATGGGAAAGTAGTGACCATAAATTCATCTGGGATTGTCCCTCCCTTGGAACCTATAAGGGTAAGCTCAATGGATCCTGTAATTGTTGCTCCTTTCTCTATTGTGTTTGTTCGCTTCCCTAATATCAATTACCCTGCCTGTAAGTAGAAGTAGCCAGATGgaaatgtataaattttatttgttgattGAGCTACTACTATTTGGAATACTACTGCCAATTATTTGCATATTTTTCTGAAGATGAAAGACATGCAAAATGTCAAAGTCTACATAAAGATAATGAATCAAAGGGCATATAAGCTACAATGGTTATTCTGTGGGATAATTCAATCAGGTTGTGTTGTAAGATAACCATTTTTCGTACCATTTAtctaataaataacaatattatcTATCAAACAGTACAGTTTGGTTACTTCTCATGTCACATGGCATAATGTCACAAAGAAATCCAATCCATGCCCTTTTGTACCATGTGCATTACTTTTCTCTCTATTACACTCTTTCTTGGGTTCTATTAAGAGCCCGTTTGAGAGTGTGACTTCAAGAGGACTAGAAGCTCTTCCAAATGCTTGGAAGCGTTTCTTCATAAAAATAGATCTTTggcaaacttttgaaaattacttttaaaaatatagagaatCACTTTAAGTGATTCATAGACAATCACTTTTAAGtgattctttcaaaaatcaccttTTTGTTATAGAAGACATTATCAAACACATCATCAAAGCACTTTTTTGGTTTATAACCAGAATTACTCTGAAATGGCTCTAAGTCATGCCAATGTTTTCTCCAACTCCatctcaaatttcaaataattctaGAATCCCATGTGGGGTCAGATGACTAGCATGAATAAATCACAGAAATAACAACATATACAActtcaaaaatcatttaaaatattgaagatATAGATGAATAAACCAAAAactattcaattaaaaagacAACTTCAGATgctttaccattttctttttctccatctTTTTAGCTTTGTTTCTTCTCCTCTTCTATAACTTATGAGGAAAAAATCAAGTATATTTTAATGTCTTTTATTTCCTCAAATCCCATAATTTTTTTCCGGTGGTTTCAAacacaaagacaacaaaaaataaagaagaggcCTCATTTGACACTAAGAATAAGAATAACCAACTATCATTATTTAGCTACAAATATAttgcttattttaaatgaaaaacatcCGTCATTAATGAAACAATACTCCTGCCTccatgataaataaattttcttcctAACAGTGATCATATGTCCACCCAcaacaaagaataaataattcatCCTCAGCACACATGCATACCccatttcaaaattccaaaactcaccttaattttgttttggagGAGAAACTAATTTCAGAAAATCTGAATTTTGGCCACAATGATAGAAAGATAGTGTTGATGCTGTAGACACTCAAGTTGCAGCAACCTGCTCTTGCAGTGCAAGGGGAATAGCTGGTCTCCAAGTTGTCCCATCCGGGCTATCCATGAGAGCAATTCCTACAGCAGCCAAATCTTTCCTAATTGCATCTGATTTTTCATACTCTTTGTTCTTCCTTGCCATGGtcctttcttcaattttttgcaAAATTTGATCTTCTGTTAACTTGGAGCGCTTCAATGCCTTTTCTCTCAGCTGCAGCAAAGCCTGGCACATGAAATGGTTATTGGGacattaaaaaatagattaacaGGTATAGTAGATGGATTATTGAATTCCAGACATTCACAGGACAGAAATTAGTCAGGAAAATGAAGACATGTGAGTCCGATGGAGACACCAAAATCCAACAAGAgttttaatatgtatatatatatggactGATAGATAGATAGACGGATAGTTTTATGGGAGGAAACTAAATCATGAATATTTTGGAGGAAACTAAATCATGAATATTTGGAAATTGCGCACaatattcaaaaacaatttgcAAATTATTATACATGCTAAAACTGGGTCATGTGCTCCTACTTAAAATGCTTGGTTAAGAAATGGAATTTCTTAGAAAACTCACAGGTTTTGTCATAATGCATTTGCATACCTCAGAGTAACTTGCAGGCATCAATCCTAAAATGGTAAGAACATCTCTGATAACCTTTTCAAGAGCTGCCAGTGATTCTAGTCGCAGTTCTTGCTTCTTTCCCTGTACAGATCATTCCGTtataaataacacaaaaatgacaaaataaaataaaataggatcgATAACAATTATTACAAATAGATTCATATGGGAATGTAAGAATTACTGCAATAAGAATTCCAAACTGTATATTTTTAATCAACTATGTAAGAATTCCCACAAATTGTTTATTTATCcccaaaaaacagaaaagagaGAGTTGTGTCATAAATAACGCAAAAAGGACCAAAAAATGGGTAGGATCAATAACATTAATTAGACATAGATTTGTGTAAATGGTACTGATG
Coding sequences:
- the LOC117912445 gene encoding heparanase-like protein 3 gives rise to the protein MSQSSIPVASQRSGGSGNVEEGSVFINGRVAIGSTDDDFICATLDWWPPDKCDYGTCSWGRASLLNLDLSNKILLNAVKAFSPLKVRMGGTLQDKVIYQRTSDQNPCAQFVKNSSEMFGFSEGCLPMSRWDELNLFFREAGAVVIFGLNALSGRTIGLDGLAAGAWNSSDAESLIRYSANKGYTIHGWELGNELTGNGVGAGIAADQYASDINTLQSMVQKIYAGFEVKPLVLGPGGFFDASWYTEFIDKTLKSLQVVTHHIYNLGPGVDDHLIDKILDPSYLDGGSKPFQDLQSILQTSATSATAWVGEAGGAYNSGHNLVTNAFAFSFWYLDQLGMASSYGTKTYCRQTLIGGNYGLLNTTTFVPNPDYYSALLWHRLMGRNVLSTSFYGTRKIRAYAHCSKQSPGITLLLINLDGNTTVQVQVSTENAGNRTSTLQHKDKTQRSNFSRMPRVSKIDASMREEYHLTAKDGDLHSQTLLLNGKVVTINSSGIVPPLEPIRVSSMDPVIVAPFSIVFVRFPNINYPACK